The Rosa rugosa chromosome 3, drRosRugo1.1, whole genome shotgun sequence sequence GCACTAGAAGTTTTACAAGCCGAAAGTGATGCAGTACTTGGACATATAAACCGATATATCATTACAGTTTAACATGCACAAAGGTTTTGATCTACCTGTTAAATAGTTTCCTACAAAAGCATTTCAGGGATCTTAAACATTGTGACCAAAGGAGTTTAGCTTGATTGTTTTAGGAGATTGTACTGGAAACTGTGCAATTGAAAAGAGTATACAAATCAATGCATCACTTAGAAAGCAACACCTATACTCTGGTTACTGCTTCAAATGGACCAGGATTTATTGTCCCAGAAAAATAATAAGACATACTGGAAATATTGTTCTAATGAATCATTTGTGCACATTTTGTTATTGTGATTCAAAGTGtcaaagaaattgaaaatgcaTCTGACAAAATAACTAAGATAACCATTGCTTGGGATTGGAATCAAATCATGCAATGCTGCTCTGGCTAAGAGTTATTTGAAATCTATTTCCAGATTCAGAGAATTGAAGAAATACAGATTGCAATAAGAAAAGAGTGTTGACACATGAAAGTCAATCTCAAAGTTTCACAAAACCACTAAACAACTCATCATAATCTAACTCAATGATACCACTTAGCTTCCTCCATTGGCAGAAGCTATAGCAATCAATTACTATTTTTCAAAATGTATTTATTTCATCTCAAGTTTCTTATGCTTCACACTGTAAACAAAGCACAACCCACCTTCCAAAGGATCGTAACAAGTAAAGCTCGAACCTTTCTCCGAAAAACAATCCTAATAAGTTACTCTACCGAGTTCTACAGGAATGAGAGCAAATGAGGGGCTCCAAACTATCCATGATAAAAACAAAAGGCAGTAACACAGTAAGTGGGTATATCTATTCAGAAGGCAAAAGCAACAAAATTCGAAACTCTCTTTCTCCCATTTCCCCAAAACACCATCACATGAATGAAACATTATGCAATTGACATGTAGTACACCCAAAACCAGCTCAAGAACCCATAAAACCCACAACAATAATTCATCACAAATCAAAAGAATAGAATACCCAAAACCTATTCAAATGGCTATACCTGCAAGTCGGTAGAGACCTCAACATCACTAATTGTGGTTAAAGAAGAGAGGTAACGGTCGGCACCCAAAGAAACCTCAGGCAAAATAGCGTACTGCAACACCTTATCTGTTAAGAGCATGTCAGAGAGCTCCCTCTGTATCTGCTTAGCCACCATTGCCACTCTGCGCGGCTTCGCCATGCACCTTATGCCGCGGAGCAGAGCCGCACGATGATTTCTTGGGTGAATCCAGGCCGCTGGCTTCTGGGTCTGAATTGGGAACCTTGATgatggaaggtgacaagggaagGACGCGAGTGGTGGGCTGTGGAGAACCAAGTATGGCATTGCTGTAGAACTAGTTtagctttgctttgctttgctttggaAGCAAACTGCTTCTACTATTTATATGTTTTGGATATTTGTTTTGTGGATTGTTATCCTGACCGATGGAGTCTCCAACAAAGAGAACGAGAACGAGAACGGGGCGGGGGAATAAGAGAGACGATTTATAGTCCCCACTCCAGATTATCCATTGCTTTATATGGGACACTTCTGTAACTTACTCGAgggattttttttgttaattacaACAATtagtattttttaaatttttatttttatttttattttttttgtagtggCTTAGAGATATATTACTGTATCTTTAAGAGCTCTTTTTTAATTGTTAACGGCGGTGGCTAGCTTATGGTTTGTCTTGGTTGCGTTATCAAGGGTGGAGTTCTTGCTGATGATGGAAGAGTATGGCGTGGTTAGAGTGGCGATGATGTGATTGTTTTTCATGTTTTTAACAATGTACTTAATAGTTAATTCATACTTGGGTGTTGGTGGTAGACTTGGCAAAGACCGTGTATAATTACAATTTTAGAGCTGCAACTCGATCGGTTTGATTCaattataggtattaccaattTTATAactaaaattttcagttttgaaatTGAGTTACCGATTATCGACTAACTATCTTTTACTAGATTACATAATAATACATGACCTATTTTCTAAGGATTAATGTTAGGTGAACCAATCTTTTTGGTCGCCAACTGCATCTCACCTTATGTGGCAGCTGATGTAGCATAAAGCCTAACCTATTAGAGGATTCCATATGACGTGACTGTGCCACATAAGTTGCCACATAATGTGAGATGCATGTGGTACTCAAAAAAATGTTTCACCTAGCTAGCCTTATTCTGTCCTAAATCAACTAAAAGTATATGTACTATTAATCTTATAGTAGTAATAATATTAAAAATATCGTGAATATATGTAGCatatatttcttaatatacatgtatatgtATTGAAAactataacatatatatatatatagctaataTTCAAATAATCGATAAAGTTTGGTACTTATAAAAAccaaaccaattttttttttttttgtgattttttaTTTCTGTTTAAGAAAAGTCGATTTACCGAACTTAAAATATTCAGTTGGTACTCGGTCAATTCGGTAATTATCAAACCAACTGGTAACCCTAGCATTTTCCAATGACACAATTTGGTGTTTTCTAGCAACTGCACTTAGGAGCTATACAAGTTTGCATCAAAAATGGCGATGCAGGTTTCCAACCAAAAGAGGAGATCAATGCAATGCTGCTAAAAAGTCTAAATTTTGAATTGCAAATTACTTAACTGTCTTAACCCTAATTTTTCCAATGGCTAATTTTTTATTATGTGAAAAATTGGTCTCAACGACTAATTTTTCTTAATGGTCAAATTGGTTGGTTCTTTTCTTGCTGAGAGCAAAAATAGATTCATATTTTCATATGAGATATGATCTACTCCAAATTAAAGTGAAATTATATCAAAATATTATATTATGCAAGAAATCATATCAAAGAGATGCATATTAGGCTAACTGAGATCATATAAAAAAGATATTTATTATGCTAGCAAACATATCAAAAAGATATACATTTATTTGTGAGATATGTATAGTGACGAAAgatttggcaaagcaacagatAATGGAAGTTAATAATTCTTCTTTACTTGGAAAGAACAGTTGCTCGCTTGATGAACATGGCAAAGCAATAATATATATTGATACGTACCCTGTTTTCCGATCTTTAGCTACATCTCATATCTCAACCTCATTCAGTCTAGACATCTCATTTCTAATGTGTCCAATGGTGAGCCACTCCATAGCAAGTCATTGGCTACGTAAAAAGGTTCTTAAAAAAGAACGACATTCTGGATGAATAATATGAAGATGATTTGATTAAGCATGTAATTGAGGAGAGGGAAAGACCAATATGCCATGGTTTAATCAAATGTCAGATTATTCATTATTGTTGTGCGCTATATAATTCAAGGTCATAAAGCCTTTACGTTGACTACTTCACTGATCCACCTATATTTTATGAACATTTTTTTAGAGAAggttttgaatgttttttttgaATTCAAAATGCAGTGCTTTTATGTGATCCATATTTCTTGGAAAAGAGGAATTCTGCTAGAGCACTCAGCTTGTCATCCCATCAACAGATAAATGCTGCACTACTAATGCTTAATTATGGAGTTCCAGCATATTATGTAGATAAATACATGCAAATTGGTGAAAGCACTACTCTAAAGAGTCTGAAAAGTTCTGTTAATGTTGTAGATGTTATGTTTGGTGATGTGTACTTGAGACAACCAAATAGTAATGACATAGCTAGATTGCTTTCAATTGGTGAAAAGCATGGATTTCCTGGTTTATTGGGCAGCATAGATTTAAAGCATTGGAGATGGAGAAATTATCCATTTATATGGCAAGGTATGTATTCTGGTCACTACCATGAACCAACAATTATTTTGGAAGCTGTGGTTTCTCATAATCTTTGGCTATGGCATGCATTTTTTAGGGTGCCAGGATCTCACAATGATATGAATGTGTTAAATTGGTCTTCTTTATTTGATGACCTAGTCATATGATGTGCTCCTCCCATCAACTCTTTAGTTAATGAAAAACAGTATAACATGGGATATTACCTTGCTGATGGTATATATTCAACATGGGCGATGTTTGTAAAGACAATACTAGCTCTACAAGCAAATAAGAAGAAACACTTTGCTAAACAATATGAGGGAGTTAGAAAACATATAGAGTGAACATTTGGAGTACTCCAAGCATATTTTGCAATTGTACGAGGAACCTAGCACGTTTgttgaataaaaaaaacactaaaagataTCATGACAACATGCATAATAATCCACAATATGATTGTGGAAGACAAGAGAGATGATGACCACAaggcctgctcacctaagggacagtttttaagggactgtgaggcacaagtgaatctgacggctgaaaataaatgcacagttttaagttgttataatttctatttttatatttaatacttgtggttgagatgcatttgtccctcacagtcccttaaaactgtcaCTTAGGTGAGTAAATCTGTGATGATCACTATATTAGAAGTATTGGGTGGTAGGGAAAATGTATAATTAATAAAACGAAAAAATAGGCCATATTTGGAAGTTCAATGTGAAAGTTTTGAAGAAAATGTCCAAATACTAAATGAGAATGTATGAATAAAACcactctaattttttttttttttttttgtatcctACTTGCAGCTTCATTAATAGGCAAGTAGAGCGACGTTATTTGAACGTGGGCCCAACCTTccactttcttcatcaatttcgggTATATAGCATGATCTATTTATAAACCAACTTTTAGACTTTGAACCCTCAAAAAAAGTTTTTGTACGTAATAGACCCAACTTCCTATTGGAGATGGGTAAGAGCTATATGGGGTTTAAAAATTGGACTTTAAACCTGCCATTGAAGATAGTCTAATACACCCCATCTATACTGTTGTAGAGAATATGAATTATGGAGAAAGTTGAGAtatatttcattgataatagggcctctatatatagaggattatgCGTACAATTGTCTTGCTTAGCAAGGAATTCTATACGTAAATAGGAGATCAATCCTATTACATCTAGGTAAATAACCCTGTTTGGGCTAGGCACATAAATGTTAGATTTTCtgcaacactcccccttgtgttgttcAAACAAGACGTCATGTAACGTCGATGGTGCTCCTCacattgcctcattaaaaatcttgccaagtaacaaagatccagtaggacaaaaataacctcggttgaAGGGAAAAAGAGCAGAACACGCCCTTCACATGTTGAGACAATCATGTAGGCATCAAACCTCCTCCTGATGCCAacgtctccccctgattgctacaatcatggaaGTTCAGATAATTTCTATAGACCAGTTCTactcacatgtttctcgaatgtgggtTTAGGCAACGATTTAGTCAATaaatctgccacattgtccttagATCGAACTTGGTTCACTTTGATATTGAGGAGAGATTGTtattgctgattgtagaaaaacttaggcgatatatgttttgtgttgtcgcccttgatgaaacattgcttcatttgttcaatgcaaggggcattatcctcataaatgcatgtatgTTCATatgtggtaaacttcaaaccacatgTACTTTTATGTGTAATTATGGATGtgagccatatacattcatgaactatttcgtgaagagtaataatctctgcatgattcgaagatgTAGCGACAAAAGTATGGttagtagacctccaagatattgcgGTGTTTCccatggtaaatacataactagTTTGGGAACGTTCTTTTTACAGGTCAAAGATATACTCGGCATCAACAAAACTCATCAAAACATCACTTGAGTTATGATTGAGAGAGATAGCGGCAATGCCAGTTGGCGGTTTGCGGCGCCTTGATATATGGAGTCCAATTCCATCATATCAgagttctttctctctctatagagatagaataagcccatactTATTCTACCCTTTAGATATCGAAATATATTCCTTACAcaaatccaatggcgtcgcgttggcgcagagctatatctagccaagttcactgcgaatgagatattcAGTCTTGTGCGTTGTGCTAAGTAAAATAATGTGCCTATtacacttagatagggcacttcgcCCTTTAGCACATTTTGGTCATCATTTGACAGGACCagcccgaatttcaccctgaaatccaagGTGGCCCTGTGGGACCCACTTCAGAATTAACCCTATCAAAAATTCGGTAGAATCCTAAAAatagactacccaaaacctataAGATATTCTAATACTTCTCAATAATCATAACCATCTTCATCTCCTAGAGCCTACATGCTCCCCACAATTCATAACCAACTCTCCAACAAACTCAATTATTTTGAATATACTCAAAATACAAATTTATACAATCGATATATTAAATAAGTAAGTTAAACAGTAACCTACAACGAAGATGAAGGTGATGGACACTATGCCTCAACGCCTATGCAACTCGACCTCAATTAATCTGCAGATTGGGTACGAAAAACTGAAAAGCCCAAGGAAAAGCATTGAAAACTGTTAGAGTGAATGGAcggaaaataaatgaataattaaaaggaaaaagggCAAAGTTGAATGCTTTCCCAATTTTAATATCTAAAAAAACGAGCATGCAGTGCAAATTCGATGAAAATACTTTCAATCATTTTTTGATACTAAAATCTCAAAATATGCTGTAAATTATCTCATTTAAAACAGTTCCAAATCCTGATATGATAAAATATCTCAAAATATCATGTACTCGTCTCATTTAAAATACGCGATGACTAGAGGGTATTGTCAACTAGGCATCTCATGCCACATGGAAGTTACTGTCAATCAGGTAACGCattagagggtactgccgaccaaaATATGTGGAGGTGATGGCTAGAGGGTATTGTCGACTAACCATCTCATATCATCTAGAGATTATTGCCGACATGATGATGCATCATAGGGTATTGTCGACTGGAATATACTGAGGCAATGGTTAGAGAGTACCCCTGACTacccatctcatgccatctgaaGGGTATTGCCAACCAACATATTGTTTGGAGGATATTGCTGACCAGACAATTACCTGGAGGGCATtgccgaccaggtaatgcatgcatgcgctaACATCATCATCTTTCATAATTTACCTCCACAATTCATAAACTGCACTAATTAATTCTCTTATAACTTTCTTATCTCATCCactttctgaaaacaatttcTCAGTAATTCAATACTCAAATTACTCGATAAAAATCATCATTAAAAGCTCAATAACTCATCAACTTTCCACAAGAAAATCATAATAGCTCGAAATTCAATTACATCTATAATTAATAAAAGCTTTCGGGAATGAAAACTCAATCCCGACTTAATCAACTTCG is a genomic window containing:
- the LOC133738638 gene encoding probable ribosome-binding factor A, chloroplastic — translated: MPYLVLHSPPLASFPCHLPSSRFPIQTQKPAAWIHPRNHRAALLRGIRCMAKPRRVAMVAKQIQRELSDMLLTDKVLQYAILPEVSLGADRYLSSLTTISDVEVSTDLQVVKVFVSVFGDERGKEVALAGLKSKAKYVRGELGRRMKLRLTPEIRFIEDESLERGSRVIAILDRIKNEKKVGEVQDEEELESSNAPQDDKDWEDDDPDEDIIYIK